A region from the Elusimicrobiaceae bacterium genome encodes:
- a CDS encoding N-acetylmuramoyl-L-alanine amidase, translated as MKRLISVAVSFMCVLAGLAGPAPARTVRDKIQFAVAGKYAGSVDTLEIDGNLHVQAKTVCQLLKGTVYWNARSGGLSCRIKRVAAVFKTGSREVRVDGRDYEMSSALRVSDGIPYLPIDFITGDTFGPAIEREISYNETAHSLDVEKPYNVSQVDYFSYGTSMRLSFDLKGVEKFSAVEKGPRHVQIVIADALAQLEEKVRLNDEFVQSVAVSGSNGNVQIDIYLSENDDVWKAGREQDTLVIEVSKKTGDEREEDAGGRTEATVRGISDSGEDYGVAVVSEDTLQIPDIISPDRAGRRRIVIDPGHGGKDPGGRKRYGLPEKSLNLRVAKELAQLLADDGGYDILVTRTSDYYISLPQRCDMANEFKADLFVSLHANANSNRREKGFEVYFMSENASDPLAAAVAAKENSVLRPDEKMPLEDPAEMLLHSMARNEYMNEGARLSGMIVKRLGIRTPLKNRGVKQAAFYVLRGTYAPAVLVETGFMSNADDCKQLNNPKVIKKIARGIYEGIDDYAKANGWK; from the coding sequence ATGAAAAGACTCATTTCCGTTGCTGTGTCATTTATGTGCGTTCTGGCGGGGCTGGCCGGTCCGGCCCCGGCCAGAACGGTCAGGGACAAGATCCAGTTCGCGGTGGCCGGGAAATACGCCGGCAGCGTGGACACTCTGGAGATTGACGGCAACCTCCATGTACAGGCCAAAACCGTATGCCAGCTGCTTAAGGGCACGGTTTACTGGAACGCCAGGTCCGGCGGGCTCAGCTGCCGGATAAAACGGGTTGCGGCGGTTTTCAAAACCGGCAGCCGGGAGGTGCGCGTTGACGGCAGGGATTACGAGATGTCGTCGGCGCTGCGCGTGTCGGACGGCATACCTTACCTGCCGATTGATTTCATCACCGGCGACACTTTCGGCCCGGCGATCGAGCGGGAGATATCCTATAACGAAACGGCGCATTCGCTGGACGTGGAAAAACCCTATAACGTCAGCCAGGTGGATTATTTCTCGTACGGCACTTCGATGCGCCTGAGTTTTGATCTTAAGGGTGTCGAGAAATTTTCCGCCGTGGAGAAGGGGCCCCGGCATGTGCAGATTGTAATTGCCGACGCGCTTGCGCAGCTGGAGGAGAAGGTTCGCCTCAACGACGAGTTCGTGCAGAGCGTGGCGGTCAGCGGTTCCAACGGCAATGTGCAGATTGACATTTACCTGTCCGAGAACGATGATGTCTGGAAAGCTGGCCGCGAGCAGGATACGCTGGTGATCGAGGTGTCGAAGAAAACCGGTGACGAGCGTGAGGAGGATGCTGGCGGGCGGACGGAAGCCACGGTTCGCGGCATAAGCGACAGCGGGGAGGATTACGGCGTCGCGGTTGTTTCGGAAGACACGCTCCAGATTCCCGACATTATTTCGCCCGACCGCGCCGGGCGCAGGAGAATCGTCATAGATCCGGGCCACGGCGGCAAGGATCCCGGCGGGCGCAAGCGGTACGGCCTGCCGGAGAAATCGCTCAATCTGCGTGTCGCCAAGGAGCTGGCCCAGCTGTTGGCGGACGACGGCGGTTACGACATTCTGGTGACCCGCACCTCCGATTATTACATTTCGCTGCCGCAGCGCTGCGATATGGCCAACGAGTTCAAGGCCGATCTGTTTGTTTCGCTTCACGCCAACGCCAATTCCAACAGGCGCGAGAAAGGGTTCGAGGTTTATTTCATGTCGGAGAACGCGTCCGATCCTCTGGCGGCGGCGGTTGCCGCGAAGGAAAACTCCGTTCTGCGGCCGGACGAAAAAATGCCGCTCGAAGATCCCGCCGAAATGCTTTTGCATTCAATGGCGCGCAATGAGTACATGAACGAGGGCGCGCGGCTGTCGGGCATGATAGTAAAAAGGCTCGGAATCCGTACGCCGCTCAAGAACCGCGGCGTGAAGCAGGCCGCTTTTTATGTGCTGCGCGGGACCTACGCGCCGGCGGTGCTGGTCGAGACCGGGTTCATGTCAAATGCCGACGACTGCAAGCAGCTCAACAATCCGAAAGTGATCAAAAAAATCGCCAGAGGCATTTACGAAGGCATTGATGACTACGCAAAAGCGAACGGCTGGAAATAA
- a CDS encoding alpha/beta hydrolase, protein MTTQKRTAGNNPRLRRLLLSFAGAAVLAGGYYLLVRQLAYRMTYHFDTVIKTTPDTIGLRYSPVELDFKGRHVSGWYLPAARADGPTVLYCHGNAGNISGELRLCKARLLHDMGLGVLMFDYGGFGQSRGKASEAGLRADARAMYYRLAGMGIEPGRIILYGESLGTAVACALATEVNAAALILESPFTSLADMGRATLPWLPAGPVLGDSYATLRRIAEIKMPLLIFHSREDEVVPFSQARRNYEAAREPKTFIELSGGHSDGFRSSGPVYTAGLKRFLLERLGFDAAAGRYVRARDPGVKIERTAGVKLNLKDLKNRG, encoded by the coding sequence ATGACTACGCAAAAGCGAACGGCTGGAAATAATCCGCGCCTGCGCCGCCTGCTGCTGTCGTTTGCCGGCGCGGCGGTTCTGGCGGGCGGGTACTATTTGCTGGTGAGACAGCTGGCGTACCGCATGACCTATCATTTCGATACCGTCATAAAAACCACGCCCGACACAATCGGTCTGCGCTATTCCCCCGTGGAACTCGATTTCAAAGGCCGTCATGTTTCCGGCTGGTATCTGCCGGCCGCGCGGGCCGACGGGCCGACGGTGCTTTACTGTCACGGCAACGCCGGCAACATTTCAGGCGAATTGCGGCTTTGCAAGGCGCGCCTGCTGCATGACATGGGGCTGGGCGTGCTGATGTTTGATTACGGCGGGTTCGGGCAGAGCCGGGGCAAAGCGTCGGAAGCGGGGCTTCGCGCCGACGCGCGCGCCATGTATTACCGGCTGGCGGGCATGGGTATTGAGCCGGGCCGGATCATACTGTACGGCGAATCGCTCGGCACGGCGGTCGCCTGCGCGCTGGCTACGGAAGTGAATGCGGCGGCGCTGATACTGGAAAGCCCGTTCACTTCGCTGGCGGATATGGGCAGGGCAACGCTGCCGTGGCTTCCCGCAGGGCCGGTGCTGGGCGATTCTTACGCGACGCTCAGGCGTATAGCCGAGATAAAAATGCCGCTTCTGATTTTCCACAGCCGCGAGGACGAAGTCGTTCCTTTCAGTCAGGCGCGGCGCAATTATGAGGCCGCGCGCGAGCCTAAAACTTTTATCGAGCTGTCCGGCGGCCACTCGGACGGGTTCAGGAGTTCCGGCCCGGTTTACACTGCCGGGCTTAAGCGGTTCCTGCTTGAGCGGCTTGGGTTTGACGCCGCTGCCGGGCGGTATGTCCGGGCGCGGGATCCGGGCGTGAAAATAGAGCGCACGGCCGGCGTGAAGCTGAATTTGAAGGATTTGAAAAACAGGGGTTGA